tagtgctttatcatatgctaacaccacactgactgcttagtgctttatcatatactaacaccacactgactgcttagtgctttatcatatactaataccacactgactgcttagtgctttatcatatgctaacaccacactgactgcttagtgctttatcatatgctaacaccacactgactgcttagtgctttatcatatactaacaccacactgactgctttatcatatactaacaccacactgactgcttagtgctttatcatatgctaacaccacactgactgctttatcatatactaacaccacactgactgcttagtgctttatcatatactaacaccacactgactgcttagtgctatatcatatgctaacaccacactgactgctttatcatatgctaacaccacactgactgctttaTCATATACTAACATcacactgactgcttagtgctttatcatatgctaacaccacactgactgcttagtgctttatcatatgctaacaccacactgactgctttatcatatgctaacaccacactgactgcttagtgctttatcatatgctaacaccacactgactgctttatcatatactaacaccacactgactgcttagtgctttatcatatactaacaccacactgactgcttagtgctttatcatatgctaacaccacactgactgcttacTGCTTTATCATatactaacaccacactgactgcttagtgctttatcatatactaacaccacactgactgcttagtgctttatcatacgctaacaccacactgactgcttagtgctttatcatatgctaacaccacactgactgcttagtgctttatcatatactaacaccacactgactgcttagtgctttatcatatactaacaccacactgactgcttagtgctttatcatatgctaacaccacactgactgcttagtgctttatcatatgctaacaccacactgactgctttatcatatgctaacaccacactgactgcttagtgctttatcatatgctaacaccacactgactgcttagtgctttatcatatgctaacaccacactgactgcttagtgctttatcatatgctaacaccacactgactgcttagtgctttatcatatgctaacaccacactgactgcttagtgctttatcatatgctaacaccacactgactgcttagtgctttatcatatgctaacaccacactgactgcttagtgctttatcatatactaacaccacactgactgcttagtgctttatcatatgctaacaccacactgactgctttatcatatgctaacaccacactgactgcttagtgctttatcatatgctaacaccacacatgctcacacaacTGAGCCACGTTCTAAGTATGCATACTTCCATTAAAAGTCTGTGTCTTGTAAAGTAAACAGAGCTGGTATGGATAATGTGTGTCATATTATACATGGTTCTAAAATAGAGAAAGATGGAGTACAATATGTAATAGTACTAATATAATCTAGTAGGAGAAAGATGGAGTACAGTATGTAATAGTACTAATATAATCCAGTAGGAGAAAGATGGAGTACAGTATGTAATAGTACTAATATAATCCAGTAGGAGAAAGATGGAGTACAGTATGTAATAGTACTAATATAATCCAGTAGGAGAAAGATGGAGTACAGTATGTAATAGTACTAATCTCTCCTCCAATCACCTTTAGGGTCGTCCAGCTCCTTCTTGCAgacctccctgactctctccagGAGCTCGGGCCCAGCCAGCCGCTTGGAGACGCCCGCCCTGAGGAGCACTGCCCCTGGGGTGAACCGGAGCAGAGCTGCCCCTGCCGCCCGGGGCTCCTGCTTTTGCTTGGGCATCAGACTGGACCAGTCCACATCAATCACATCCAGGGGACCTGTAGGAACACAGCACATATGAAGGACTTAGACCACAATAACCAAACAACTATTTTAGTTCACAATAATAAAAAAACACAACAGTTTGTCTTTTACCAGTGTCCAACTGCAGACTAGACAGTGTTGCCAGGTGTGTGATATTGGGCTAGTCTTGAGCTGGTTTGGAGGAGCCATTGGACAAGAATTTCTCATGACCTGGCAACCCCGCTGGCAAACCATAAGGACTGTGTAGTCCTGTTCTCAGCCAGAAGGACTGTGTAGTCCTGTTCTCAGCCAGAAGGACTGTGTAGTCCTGTTCTCAGCCAGAAGGACTGTGTAGTCCTATTCTCAGCCAGAAGGACTGTGTAGTCCTGTTCTCAGCCAGAAGGACTGTGTAGTCCTGTTCTCAGCCAGAAGGACTGTGTAGTCCTGTTCTCAGCCAGAAGGACTGTGTAGTCCTGTTCTCAGCCAGAAGGACTGTGTAGTCCTGTTCTCAGCCAGAAGGACTGTGTAGTCCTGTTCTCAGCCAGAAGGACTGTGTAGTCCTGTTCTCAGTCAGAAGGACTGTGTAGTCCTGTTCTCAGCCAGAAGGACTGTGTAGTCCTGTTCTCAGCCATAAGGACTGTGTAGTCCTGTTCTCACCCATAAGGACTGTGTAGTCCTGTTCTCACCCATAAGGACTGTGTAGTCCTGTTCTCAGCCAGAAGGACTGTGTAGTCCTGTTCTCAGCCAGAAGgactgtgttgtcctgttctcAGCCAGAAGgactgtgttgtcctgttctcAGCCAGAAGgactgtgttgtcctgttctcAGCCAGAAGGACTGTGTAGTCCTGTTCTCAGCCAGAAGGACTGTGTAGTCCTGTTCTCAGCCAGAAGGACTGTGTAGTCCTGTTCTCAGCCAGAAGGACTGTGTAGTCCTGTTCTCAGCCAGAAGGAATGTGTAGTCCTGTTCTCAGTATTGTACCTGGCGTCTTCTCTTCTTCCTGCCCATCCTCTCTCTTCTGGGCGCTGTCCGCCAAGATCTCATCCAACTCGTCATCACTGATTGGCTCGTACTCCTCCCCGCCAGACACCACCGACACAGCGTCATCCGCCTTCGCGTCATCTTCGTCTGAGGACAAACAAATAAACTCACTCATTAACCTGCTACCATATcaacacaaacatagacaaacagatctgggacaaggCTGTTGTTGCCAGCTCCCATGGTCACTGTCACACCAACTGttctgggatcaggctagtaGTTTGTGATTCTAGATGATCCTTACCGTCAACGCTGTCCTGTTTCTCTGCTTCCTGTATCTCTCCTCCCACAGGGTGATGGCTGTTGCCTGGTTTGTCCTGGTCCGTGCCGCCGTGTCCCAAGGCTTCGTgggggagcaggagagagaactcAGCCCTGTCCGGCCCCCTGATATCTGGTCTCATGTGATCTGGCCTTATGTCCGGTCTTATATCTGGCCCACCTCTCATATCCCCTCGAATGTCTCCCCTAATATCAGGTCTCATGTCCCCTCGAATGTCTCCCCTAATATCAGGTCTCATGTCCCCTCGAATGTCTCCCCTAATATCAGGTCTCATGTCCCCTCGAATGTCTCCCCTAATATCAGGTCTCATGTCCCCTCGAATGTCTCCCCTCATATCAGATCTCATGTCCCCTCGAATGTCTCCCCTCATATCAGGTCTCATGTCTCCCCTCATATCAGGTCTCATGTCTCCCCGCATATCAGGTCTCATGTCCCCTCGAATGTCTCCCCTCATATCGGGTCTCATATCCCCTCGAATATCTCCCCTAATATCAGGTCTCATGTCTCCCCTCATATCAGGTCTCATATCTCCTCGAATGTCTCCTCTCATATCTCCTCTCATATCCCCTCGAATGTCTCCCCTCATATCGGGTCTCATATCCCCTCGAATGTCTCCCCTAATATCAGGTCTCATGTCTCCTCTCATATCCCCTCGAATGTCTCCCCTCATATCAGGTCTATCTCCTCGCATGTCCCCTCTTAAATCTGGTCTGTCTCCCCTCATATCTGGTCTGTCTCCCCTCATGTCCATCCTGTTCTTGGGGTCCCCATGTGGCGGCAGGTCCATCAGTAGCATCCTCTCCCGCTCCCGGTCGTTGCCATGGTCGCCACCACGGCCAACGCCCCTGTTGCCGCCGCGCTCCCTTTCCCGCTCTCGTTCGTGCTGCTGCAGGAGACCCTCGGGCAGAAGCCGCTCTCTCTCACCCCGCATGTCACGGAGATCACGCTCTCTCATTTGCTCTCTGTTGCCTCCACGCATGAGGAGGGGTTCACGGCCCCTCCCACCCCACTCCCGTGGCCCCTCGGGCTCCCAGTCTCTCTGCTGCCCCTGCTGCTGGAGAGGAGGTAGTGGCCCCAGAGGCCCCTGTTGCTGTCGGAGGTCCTTGCGCTCACGCTCCCTCTCAAACTgttcccgctccctctctctctccctctcacgctCTCGGCCGTCGTAGGACCCGGCCCGCGACTGCACCTGACGCTCTGACTCAGGGGAGCTACGCCTGGAGCTGTGGCTGCGAGAGTCCTGCCGGTCTGGGAAGGAAAACCAGCAGAAATGTAATAAAACAGATAtaatatcaatcaaatcaaactagTAAGGAGCTTCACTGTTTTCAACTAAACCTGTTGTTGTGTCTGGCGTACCTGAGGAGGTGCTGCGACTGGGATCTCCTCTCCTCAGCTGGTCGATGCGTGACTtccgctcctctcccctcaccaCCGGAGGCTCTGTGACCActggtcccctctctctctcaccacgctccctctctctttccctgtctcgcTCCCTTTCTCGTTCCCGGTCTCGGGAGTTGCCCCCCTGGAGCTGGTGTCCTCTCCTGGGTCGGCCTGGTCCTTGGCCCTGCTGAGGGTCCTCTCTGTGGGCTGACTCGTTGGAGGGAGAGCGGAGACGTCTGGATGAGGCCCTGCTTTGGTTGCTTCCCATACTGCTGCTCCTCTTCTGCTCCGGAGGAGGCTTCCTCAGCAGGGGCTGGGACATGAGGGGCTGGGGGGGCAGGGTCTGGAGTAACATAGGAGGGTCCTGGGACAGCAGAGGGGCGATGGGCAGGGGAACAggcctctccatcctctccctctccttgcccCCCCTCGGACCTCCTCTCCTGGGAAGAGCTTCGGTCGGAGTCCTCTCAGTGGGGACTGTGGGGGGTGCCTTAACGGCCACCGATCCACCACCGCGCTCCAGCACATCCTCGTCAGACCAGTCGCTGAAGTTGGTGTCCATTTTGACGGGCTGTGGCAAGGGCTCTGCAACAGAATGTGGCATGGCCCTCTGGGATAGCAGAGCCTCCTTTGGCGCGGGCGGGGGCGTCCGGGGACCCCTCTTGTTCCTCTTGCCCGGGGGAAGATGGGAGGAGCCTGGTTCCTCCTCAGACGCGTCCGACTCGGCGCCACGGGATCGTTTCCTCTTCTTGTCCAGAGCCTTCTTCTTAGGCGCCTtgcggggggagaggagagggggcggGGGGCCGTCCGAGAGGGCCATGGAGGAGGGGGGCTCTGGGTTGGTGAACCTCTCTGGAGCTCCTGAAACACCTCCTGCCAcgccctcctccttcctccccttctTCAGGCCTTTCTTCTGGGACTTAGTCTTCTTCTTGCCCTCCTCATGACCTGACGGGACTGGAGCATCTCTGTCCTCGGTGACCAGGGCCACGGGCGGCGGGGGAGGGGTGGGCTCCCGACcgtccctctctttacctctcctagAGTCCGAGCCGGAGGCCGAGACAGGGGTACTGCTATCTGAGGGGtgctccccccgtctctcccctcctctgcctgctcctcctctgtctccgcgGGCGTCAGCCTCCTCGTTCCGGcggctcctcccctccctcttgtcCCCGCCTCCACGGCGCTCCTCGTCTTTCCAGCGGCTGGGCTTGGTGTCCTCCACTACAGAGGTGCTGGGGGGGGAACGCAGGAGGGGGTCCTGGGGCGGGAGTACCACCTGACTCAACAGCCGGTGTTTCTcaacacctgaacacacaccaaGAAGCAGAGggattctgttagcaccatgccAAGGTTTATCAACACCATGGAAACGTCAACGAAGGTCAAAGAAACAAAACACCTTTTTATCTTAAAGGGCGCCTTGGCTCGGTCTCAAAGATCTCTGATCGCCTTTAATAACAATCAAACACCAGCTGTTACTTCTATGTCAGCACGTTGAGTTCCAGCCTGTCTGTATGAAATGTGCTCAACCATTAAAAGGTATTATCACCATTACTGAGTGTGCCCTGGGCTCACGTGGAGGGATATTGAAGTGATCAGACCAAGGCACCCTTTGGGGAGGTGTTAATCCATACGGGACTAGTTTCCTCCAGACAGAACCAGTGCTGTTTGTTTTTCCCATTAAAGAGTGTCCCTACTGTCAATgactggaggaggaggacacaCTGGTACTGTGACGGGGAGGATGGTGATTGGGCCAGGGCCAGAGGTGGGGCGGACCTTGGGCTGGCCTCCACCAATCAAACGCTCACTTTTCTCCTCAGGGCTGTTGTATTCCTCGCCGTCTCCTGGGGTGGCGTCCCTTACTCGCTTGGGAGAGGGGCGAGTCGGGCTGGGTGTGGTCTCTACCCTGTGCCTCTTCCGGCTGCAgatgacacacacagagaagaggggttagaggtcagctgGGTGGTGTTACGTAGgaaagaaacagacagaaacgAACCACAACTAAGGTAAAACGATGAAGTGATTCTAGTTATGAGTCATGGGTTAGTGGTTACCAGGGTTGGgcctggaattgaaatggaactgGCCCCAACCCTGGTGGTTACTACTGATACTTGCCTGGTCTTGCGGTCTTCATGCGAGTCTCGGACAGAGCGGTCGTCCCTTGGTTCATCCCTAGTCCGTTCCCGTCGCTCATCCCTTCCTTTCTCACGCTCCTCCCATTCccgctgcctctccctctctctttgctctcgctccctctcccgctctcgttccctctcccgctctctctccttcctctccctatctcgctcctccctctcccgctccctctcttccctctcccgttccctctctcgctccttttccctctctttctccttttccctctccttttccttttccctctctcgctcccgttctcgctccctctcccggACCCTCTCccgctctgcctccctctccttctccttctctctttctctctccttctctctttcccgttccctctctcgctccctttctcgGGCCCTGTCCTCTCGCCTGTCCCCTCCTTTTTCCTCTCCTCTGCGTTCATCCCTTCCTCTGGTCTCCTCCCTGTCTGGCTCTTCTCCTCTGGCTGGGTGCCGACCAGGAGAGGACGCTCTTTGGTCTGTTAGAAACAGAGgaaacagccagtcagtcacaacATCCAACACCAAGGGTTCCTTCTCAATGTATCTTCAGAAAGCATTAGAGAAGAGGCCTGAGGGACCTTGGATCTTCTTCTCCAGTACGGTTGAAGAGACAGGATGCTTTACGAAGGCTTTCTGTTACATAGaactgtgtttcttgttgtcctTGCCTCTTGTAGCATCAGCTGTGTACTTTGTCAGTTGCCCTGTCTAGCTGTGTCCTTTTCTGTCTACGTCTCGTTTCTATTTTAAATCATTCACTACAGAACATTGAGATTGTTTTTCAATGAAAAGTGTATTATAAAtagtattttatttaactagtatTATAGATTAAATTAATTTTTTATTAGGATACGAAGAAagacctctcctcacctctctccctgttctctctgcgGTCACCACGGTCGGTGTGACCACCTCTACGGTCGTAGGATGAGTCTCTCCCAGtcgcctgctcccctcctctcctgtctccgtcATAACGGTCACGCTCCGCTCCTCCTCTGTCGACACCTCCTCTTTCGGCGCCTCCTCCTCTTTCAgcgcctcctcctctctctgcgcctcctcctctctccgccCCACGGTCGGTGCTCCTCTCCGCACTCTTCTCACGGAAGCCTCCGCCGCTACGTGACTCCCAACCATCATGACCACCACTCTCAAGCTGGGAGCTTCGGGCATTCCGGGTGGAGCCTGAGGAACCTAAGGGAGGAAGGACAGAGTTAGAAGTATGCTGAAACAGACACAGAGGGGATTGGATTATCTGGCCTGGGATGCCCCGGTGGGAGGAGTTCGCACCAGGTGAATAGTAACTGCATTTGTTTTGGAACCGGGCGGCCTCCCAGGTGCCCCCTCTGGGCTGACGGTGAAACGGGTTCAAAACAAAGTGGCATAGGTTAAGAACGTGGAGTAATGAGTAGGAATCAGATTCTTTTctcacatgcaaaagtgattgcttttgatataaacgctttatctgccttcccaatgaaaactaatTTTATCAAAAAGAGATGTATGTTTCTGGATGATGCTCCATGCTGCTTTATTGACAACATGGCCGAGCGGCACAGATTACTGTTCCATTTGAGAAGGGTGCTCCTCCCTCAGCCATAGACTGGTGCACCGCAGTTCATCTTGATCAAATTCCCTCACTTCCACAAACACCACAGCAACAAACACATTAACAACTGTTACTACAACTGGCCATTAGTAGATTTTGCTGGTCATAAGATGTGTGATGTCATGTGTGACCTCACCTTTGTCTGATGCGTCAGCCTCGCGGCCCCTACCCCTGCCAGGTCTCTCAGCTCtactctctgtcctcgtctcccccctcccttcagtcctccctccttcctctcgcCCGTGGCCCCTCCCATAGCCCCTCCCCTCCTCCGGGACAGCCTCCTCCTTCCTGtccgtcttctccctctctcctctctcccgctccctctctttctccttttctcgctccctctcccgtTCTCGGTCCCGTTCCCTGTACTCCAGAGGGTCTCGTCCGGAGCGTGTTGACGTGGTCTCTGTGGTTCTGGGTTCCCGGGTCGAGTCCTTGGTGTCCCGGTCTCTATCCCTGGTGGGGTCCCTGGAGGTACTGGTGGAGTCTCCTCGTCGGTCGCTGCGCCCGTCACCCCGGCGCTCTCGCCCCTCTTTTGTCTCCCGGTCCTCACGGGCGGCATCACGAGAAGAGCTCGTCTCTGCCACATCGTAGTCCCGGTCGTCACGGCTACCGTCTTTCTCTGGCTTCCCGCGGCTCTCTGCATGGATGAGACAAGAACACAGGTTTGTGTTATTACAGCGTCCAGCCAATTGACACAATGTAGAGACTGTTTTCATATAAACAAACAGCAACATATAGAAAACCAGTAGTTTATTTAAAGGTGGTGACCACATATAGAAAACCAGTAGTTTATTTAAAGGTGGTGACCACATATAGAAAACCAGTAGTTTATTTAAAGGTGGTGACCACATATAGAAAACCAGTAGTTTATTTAAAGGTGGTGACCACATATAGAAAACCAGTAGTTTATTTAAAGGTGGTGACCACATATAGAAAACCAGTAGTTTATTTAAAGGAGGTGACCACATATAGAAAACCAGTAGTTTATTTAAAGGAGGTGACCACATATAGAAAACCAGTAGTTTATTTAAAGGTGGTGACCACATATAGAAAACCAGTAGTTTATTTAAAGGTGATGACCACATATAGAAAACCAGTAGTTTATTTAAAGGTGATGACCACATATAGAAAACCAGTAGTTTATTTAAAGGTGGTGACCACATATAGAAAACCAGTAGTTTATTTAAAGGAGGTGACCACATATAGAAAACCAGTAGTTTATTTAAAAGGTGGTGGCCACATATAGAAAACCAGTAGTTTATTTAAAGGTGATGACCACATATAGAAAACGGTCTGTGTTTTATGTTAATGAGTTGCTGTACCGTCTCGACGCTCGTGTCGGTGCTCCTGGGCAGGTGGGCTCCTCCCCCTCTCGCTGCGTCCTCTCTCACGCCCCCGAGAGCGGTTTCGTTCTCCGGGGCTAGTCCtcctctgaggagaggaggtgccTCGGAAGGGCGCAGGGCTGCGGGAGGAACACCTCTGGCCAGGAGGTGAGGAGGCGGCTGGGGGCTCGCGGTTGTAGGCGGGGGATGCCGAGCGGCGTCGGCGGGGGGAAGGAGAGTGTCTCTGGGCTGAGGAGCCAGAGTGGGAGGACGGGGAGTGGTGGCGGGGCGGGGTTGGGGTGCGCTTGTGGCGGGGAGGGGGAGACCTGGAAGACCAGGAGGATGAGGGGTTATGGTTATTCAGGGAAAGTGACCGTCTTGCTAGTCTGTCTACCATCTACACCAACTCATGAGAATCCTGCTAATAACATGACTGAAAATGCTAGTGTTAAGATAGATGGCATCTTTAGACCATCGTCTCAGGTTCAGGTGCTGCTGCATATTTCTCCATTTCTGCAAGCAGATGTTTATACTGTCATCTTACTGCTTCTGGCATGACAATTATGTTATCTTGTTAGTGTCTAACAGGCTACTGACCTGTGAGGTGGGGAGGCAGGCGCAAGGGTCTTCTGGGAGGCTACTTTTGGGGAGGTGGACTTGTTCTTCCTGGCTGACGGGGACACCACTCGGTCTCTGGAAGGAGAGGACACGCTGCCGGAACGTTCCTCCGACATCACTGACCGCTTGGCCTTGTGGGAGCTGTCTGACCGGTCTCTGCAAGAGCCAAGAGAAACTAAAAGTGAGTCCATTTCATAGTCTATTCAACAACAGTGCTAACAGATGTTTTTAAATGACTGTTGATTAGACTGTTGTTTTGCTTGTCTCCAGTGGGTCTTGTTATGCCTATTCAACGTGGCTGCTAGATCCCTCTACAGCTTGGAGCGGAGCTGGACAACATGGCAGTGAACCTCTTTACCTGcgtttctccttcttctccttgtgTTTCTCcgcgtctctccctctctcctttccctccttgGGCGGCTTCTCCTCACACTTCTCCTTGTTCTTGTGCTTCCCCTTGTGTTTCTTCCCCCCGGCTGCCACGACAGGGTTCCCCAGCGGAAGCACCGGAGGAGGGGGGCTGGGGGTGCGGGGACCTTTCTTCTTCCCGTGGCCCCCCTTGGAAGATCTGGCCGTGGCGGACGCAGAGGACGACACAGaggtcttcttctccttcttcctgGAACCAGAAGCTTTAGGTCCTTTGGTGTGTTTGGGAGATCCACTGGACTTCCTGGAGGAAGGGGAACCTTTAGAGCTGGAACGCTCCGGGGATGTCTGGAATTACAACGTGGAATAAAGGCAGAATTGGTTAGCATGGACACTGAAAGGAGAGAAGTCTAAACCAGATATGAGTATTGATATGATTGGCTCCTGAATGACAATAAGGATAGTTAGGTAACTCTTCTTACCTTGGATATGATAGTGGTCCTCGTTTTGGTGGTTGGCTCCTAGTGAGAGATTGTAAGTGTATAAGGTTATAAAACAGATCAACCGCAGTCTTAATTCATGCAGGGCTCTATGAACTATAGTAGATATAGCTACAGTCGATACATGCATACTGGTACCTCTTTCTTGATAAcaatctcctctcttttctccataTTCTCCTGCTCCAACTTCATGAGCTCCCGCTGGATCTTCTGTCTCTTCATCTCTAGGGA
The sequence above is a segment of the Salvelinus fontinalis isolate EN_2023a unplaced genomic scaffold, ASM2944872v1 scaffold_0040, whole genome shotgun sequence genome. Coding sequences within it:
- the zc3h13 gene encoding zinc finger CCCH domain-containing protein 13 isoform X2, which gives rise to MSKIRRRVTVENSKTISDSSSSQTTTTPSRRPSVFERLGPSTGSNAVETNCRNWLKTGNCSYGNTCRYTHGTQPRGKGFSGSFSRSAERPTGDLRERMKNKRQDVESDATKREPEEPTSPTARQRDSSRGRHREKEDIKITKERTPASEEETTEWEANREDSDNGDYDYELSLEMKRQKIQRELMKLEQENMEKREEIVIKKEEPTTKTRTTIISKTSPERSSSKGSPSSRKSSGSPKHTKGPKASGSRKKEKKTSVSSSASATARSSKGGHGKKKGPRTPSPPPPVLPLGNPVVAAGGKKHKGKHKNKEKCEEKPPKEGKERGRDAEKHKEKKEKRRDRSDSSHKAKRSVMSEERSGSVSSPSRDRVVSPSARKNKSTSPKVASQKTLAPASPPHRSPPPRHKRTPTPPRHHSPSSHSGSSAQRHSPSPRRRRSASPAYNREPPAASSPPGQRCSSRSPAPFRGTSSPQRRTSPGERNRSRGRERGRSERGRSPPAQEHRHERRDESRGKPEKDGSRDDRDYDVAETSSSRDAAREDRETKEGRERRGDGRSDRRGDSTSTSRDPTRDRDRDTKDSTREPRTTETTSTRSGRDPLEYRERDREREREREKEKERERERGEREKTDRKEEAVPEEGRGYGRGHGREEGGRTEGRGETRTESRAERPGRGRGREADASDKGSSGSTRNARSSQLESGGHDGWESRSGGGFREKSAERSTDRGAERGGGAERGGGAERGGGAERGGVDRGGAERDRYDGDRRGGEQATGRDSSYDRRGGHTDRGDRRENRERDQRASSPGRHPARGEEPDREETRGRDERRGEEKGGDRREDRAREREREREREREKEREREKEKEREAERERVREREREREREREKEKEREKEKEREKEREREREREEREREREERDRERKEREREREREREREREQRERERQREWEEREKGRDERRERTRDEPRDDRSVRDSHEDRKTSRKRHRVETTPSPTRPSPKRVRDATPGDGEEYNSPEEKSERLIGGGQPKVRPTSGPGPITILPVTVPVCPPPPVIDSVEKHRLLSQVVLPPQDPLLRSPPSTSVVEDTKPSRWKDEERRGGGDKREGRSRRNEEADARGDRGGAGRGGERRGEHPSDSSTPVSASGSDSRRGKERDGREPTPPPPPVALVTEDRDAPVPSGHEEGKKKTKSQKKGLKKGRKEEGVAGGVSGAPERFTNPEPPSSMALSDGPPPPLLSPRKAPKKKALDKKRKRSRGAESDASEEEPGSSHLPPGKRNKRGPRTPPPAPKEALLSQRAMPHSVAEPLPQPVKMDTNFSDWSDEDVLERGGGSVAVKAPPTVPTERTPTEALPRRGGPRGGKERERMERPVPLPIAPLLSQDPPMLLQTLPPQPLMSQPLLRKPPPEQKRSSSMGSNQSRASSRRLRSPSNESAHREDPQQGQGPGRPRRGHQLQGGNSRDRERERERDRERERERGERERGPVVTEPPVVRGEERKSRIDQLRRGDPSRSTSSDRQDSRSHSSRRSSPESERQVQSRAGSYDGREREREREREREQFERERERKDLRQQQGPLGPLPPLQQQGQQRDWEPEGPREWGGRGREPLLMRGGNREQMRERDLRDMRGERERLLPEGLLQQHERERERERGGNRGVGRGGDHGNDRERERMLLMDLPPHGDPKNRMDMRGDRPDMRGDRPDLRGDMRGDRPDMRGDIRGDMRGDMRPDIRGDIRGDMRPDMRGDIRGDMRGDMRGDIRGDMRPDMRGDMRPDIRGDIRGDMRPDMRGDIRGDMRPDMRGDMRPDMRGDMRPDMRGDIRGDMRSDMRGDIRGDMRPDIRGDIRGDMRPDIRGDIRGDMRPDIRGDIRGDMRPDIRGDIRGDMRGGPDIRPDIRPDHMRPDIRGPDRAEFSLLLPHEALGHGGTDQDKPGNSHHPVGGEIQEAEKQDSVDDEDDAKADDAVSVVSGGEEYEPISDDELDEILADSAQKREDGQEEEKTPGPLDVIDVDWSSLMPKQKQEPRAAGAALLRFTPGAVLLRAGVSKRLAGPELLERVREVCKKELDDPKDADKLFEHDLGALNKAALNRKVERAGLLRNLGPCCKALCARRDMAIRRQLLKNEKGLTKQMYPSVPVVDSELFQLSMRLFKKTVAAARSNQPPLGPPAGPEKADKGLVPAASPVAKPGTPQPPEMCVS